Proteins from a genomic interval of Amycolatopsis sp. cg13:
- a CDS encoding D-alanyl-D-alanine carboxypeptidase, whose amino-acid sequence MIESLRRPRVLAAVTRLLAVALLPAAFLRSPGRGRHLACQWALAMRYPAEDLDGLSEPARAAFTAARTEAFWRHSQLIGLTSGHRDAAHQHRLFAEEVHRTGSVAAARRRVLPPHESAHVRGTALDVRPSEGAAWLERHGPEYRLYRRYDNEWWHFEYHAHTVPMRLPDPDSLRPASMARVAS is encoded by the coding sequence ATGATCGAGTCGCTTCGCCGGCCCCGGGTCCTCGCGGCCGTCACCCGCCTCCTGGCGGTGGCGCTGCTCCCGGCGGCTTTCCTGCGTTCGCCCGGCCGCGGCCGGCACCTGGCCTGCCAGTGGGCGCTCGCGATGCGATACCCGGCCGAGGACCTTGACGGTCTCAGCGAACCGGCCCGCGCGGCCTTCACCGCGGCGCGCACCGAGGCGTTCTGGCGGCACAGCCAGCTCATCGGGCTCACCTCCGGCCATCGCGACGCCGCCCACCAGCACCGGCTGTTCGCCGAAGAGGTGCACCGCACCGGTTCTGTTGCTGCGGCCCGTCGCCGGGTGTTGCCGCCGCACGAGTCGGCACACGTTCGCGGCACGGCACTGGACGTGCGCCCGAGCGAGGGCGCGGCGTGGCTGGAACGGCACGGGCCGGAGTATCGGCTGTATCGCCGCTACGACAACGAATGGTGGCACTTCGAGTACCACGCGCACACCGTGCCGATGCGGTTGCCGGACCCGGATTCTTTGCGTCCGGCTTCGATGGCCCGGGTCGCCAGCTAG
- a CDS encoding response regulator translates to MPRVLLIEDDQAVRDGLRLALTYQGHTVDAVETGEEGLARLAGDPADVVVLDLMLPGMDGFEVCRRIRASGDLPIIMLTARNDDIDVVAGLEAGADDYVVKPAQARVLEARIRAVLRRTGGEPRGQGAKPGPERHGDLTIDREGLVVSKHGTVIGLAPTELRLLLELSASPGRVLSRQQLLESVWDQGYLGDSRLVDACVQRLRSKIEDDAAKPVYVQTLRGFGYRFGPL, encoded by the coding sequence ATGCCGAGGGTGCTGCTGATCGAAGACGACCAGGCCGTCCGCGACGGCCTGCGGCTGGCCCTGACGTATCAGGGCCACACGGTCGACGCGGTGGAGACCGGAGAGGAAGGCCTCGCCCGGCTCGCCGGGGACCCGGCCGACGTCGTCGTCCTCGACCTCATGCTGCCCGGGATGGACGGCTTCGAGGTGTGCCGCCGCATCCGCGCGTCCGGCGACCTGCCGATCATCATGCTCACCGCGCGCAACGACGACATCGACGTGGTGGCCGGGCTCGAAGCGGGAGCCGACGACTACGTCGTGAAGCCCGCGCAGGCCCGCGTCCTGGAGGCGCGCATCCGCGCCGTGCTGCGCCGCACCGGCGGCGAGCCGCGCGGCCAGGGCGCGAAACCGGGTCCGGAACGACACGGCGACCTGACGATCGACCGCGAGGGTCTCGTGGTCAGCAAGCACGGCACGGTCATCGGCCTCGCGCCCACCGAGCTGCGGCTGCTGCTGGAGCTCTCCGCGTCCCCCGGCCGCGTGCTCAGCCGCCAGCAGCTGCTCGAATCCGTGTGGGATCAGGGGTATCTCGGCGATTCGCGGCTCGTCGACGCGTGCGTGCAGCGGTTGCGGTCCAAGATCGAGGACGACGCCGCGAAACCGGTGTACGTCCAGACCCTGCGAGGTTTCGGCTATCGCTTCGGGCCGCTGTGA